A portion of the Candidatus Pristimantibacillus lignocellulolyticus genome contains these proteins:
- a CDS encoding DUF4352 domain-containing protein produces MKKKVISALLATSLIVVSASAGAFAASNLESIKAYLNLGVKFTVGGKNWTPTDSNGKKIYPITYNNTTYLPIRSAGDALGVDIVWDSPNNTIRLGEGSSSGSGSNSGSNSGSNSGSGSTTSAGSAGFAQDNPAPLNSVVSFQKDEYDYSYTADLHVSEVLRGEAALKKISAANSFNPVPAAGSEFILFKVNFKLTGITGANEHYLSEYDFDLVSGDEIYEQQSIVEPEPSLGGTLTKGKSMSGWVAFLIEKGDNPVLVYDMDYYGEDGIWFKLK; encoded by the coding sequence TTGAAAAAGAAAGTCATTTCAGCGCTTCTAGCTACTTCTTTAATCGTAGTCTCAGCTAGTGCGGGTGCATTTGCTGCATCAAACCTTGAATCGATCAAGGCGTATCTTAACTTAGGTGTTAAGTTCACAGTTGGAGGTAAAAACTGGACACCTACAGATAGTAACGGTAAGAAGATTTACCCTATTACTTATAACAACACAACTTATCTACCTATTCGTTCAGCAGGTGATGCGCTTGGTGTAGATATTGTATGGGATTCTCCTAACAATACGATTCGACTGGGTGAGGGTTCTAGCTCTGGTTCAGGTTCTAATTCCGGTTCAAATTCTGGGTCTAACTCTGGGTCTGGCAGTACGACATCTGCTGGATCAGCTGGCTTCGCTCAAGACAATCCAGCCCCATTGAACTCGGTTGTAAGTTTCCAAAAGGATGAATATGATTATTCATATACTGCTGATTTGCACGTATCTGAAGTGCTTAGAGGCGAGGCAGCATTGAAAAAAATATCTGCAGCAAATAGTTTCAATCCAGTTCCAGCTGCAGGATCAGAATTTATTCTATTCAAAGTGAACTTTAAACTAACAGGTATTACAGGTGCCAATGAACACTATCTTTCTGAGTATGACTTTGATCTAGTATCTGGAGACGAGATATACGAACAACAATCTATCGTTGAACCTGAACCATCACTTGGTGGAACACTTACAAAAGGTAAGTCTATGTCAGGTTGGGTTGCCTTCTTAATTGAAAAAGGTGATAATCCTGTATTAGTATACGATATGGATTATTATGGCGAAGACGGAATTTGGTTTAAGCTTAAGTAA
- a CDS encoding matrixin family metalloprotease codes for MSYIKSRKKKIVTGSISVLLGLTLLVTSSPVSATVTTFGKWSSRTQTMYAVTTASQTHWSNGAAKWKNNTTYNISVASGLNSTYYSLDVNKSDVDWDGLCTFTVNNGIISKAILNLNTHYTSQSKYTSSIIAGVTGHEIGHSLGLEHTSVVETSSIMHPYTFNDNGTLARALSPSTSDKTVVNNLYPLSKLAENRVNLELSSEDIVIHLEPSWAVYYEDEAALTKAADLVIRGTVTDTLGNQAAKGNYSNYNTLVNIEVSEVIKGSEIVGDNITVSQMGGTDGKVDVYSDSSTHLEEKQEVLLFLRQSNDGTFRPINEDDSIYVLKDGAFNNIATEQVLNEKKLFSE; via the coding sequence ATGAGCTACATTAAAAGCAGAAAGAAGAAGATAGTAACTGGTTCAATTTCTGTGTTACTAGGACTTACACTATTAGTGACCAGTTCACCAGTGTCTGCAACAGTTACTACATTTGGCAAATGGTCAAGTAGAACACAGACTATGTATGCTGTAACTACCGCATCACAAACTCATTGGAGTAATGGAGCAGCAAAATGGAAAAACAACACAACTTATAATATATCGGTTGCTTCAGGTTTGAATTCTACTTATTATTCACTAGATGTAAACAAATCTGATGTTGATTGGGATGGACTTTGCACGTTTACAGTAAATAATGGAATAATCTCAAAAGCTATATTAAACTTAAATACACATTATACTTCTCAAAGTAAATATACGAGTAGTATTATTGCAGGGGTGACTGGTCATGAAATAGGTCATTCATTGGGTTTAGAACATACATCTGTTGTTGAGACGTCTTCTATTATGCATCCGTACACATTTAATGATAACGGTACTCTTGCAAGAGCACTCTCACCATCTACCTCAGACAAGACAGTAGTTAATAACTTATACCCTCTATCTAAGCTAGCAGAGAATCGAGTGAATCTTGAACTATCATCTGAGGATATAGTAATCCATCTGGAACCTTCGTGGGCTGTGTATTATGAGGATGAAGCTGCGCTAACAAAAGCAGCTGATCTAGTCATTAGAGGGACTGTAACTGATACATTAGGGAACCAGGCGGCAAAAGGGAATTATAGTAATTACAACACACTTGTGAATATTGAAGTTTCAGAAGTAATTAAAGGTTCTGAGATTGTTGGTGATAATATTACTGTGTCACAAATGGGCGGGACAGATGGTAAAGTTGATGTTTATTCCGATTCATCCACTCATTTGGAAGAGAAACAAGAAGTTCTACTATTTTTACGTCAATCCAATGACGGTACATTTAGACCTATTAATGAAGATGATAGTATCTACGTACTTAAAGATGGCGCGTTTAACAATATTGCAACTGAGCAAGTACTCAATGAAAAGAAACTTTTCTCTGAGTAA
- a CDS encoding peptidoglycan recognition protein family protein yields MQIVDLRGKLPVHKSKKYNTRKVSDIRSLAIHHSLTLSGSAQAFATYHVNTNGWPGIAYTYVIDKDGTINQCLDHSIISYHVGNSNKHALGICMVGDFRTQKPTDAQYKSVLELVRWLQSQLPNATSVLGHSQYPGYTWKACPVMNMDKFRLDVVMGDDKEMTESERKELDSLKQLVIAQTNTIRLLEKKIACLDAPKWFISEFGAEFIKNKISNPQMTLEGWRAVAIALRASK; encoded by the coding sequence ATGCAAATCGTTGATCTAAGAGGCAAGTTACCCGTTCACAAAAGCAAGAAGTATAATACCCGTAAAGTCAGTGATATTCGCTCATTGGCTATTCATCATTCCTTGACGCTGAGCGGATCTGCACAAGCATTTGCCACTTACCACGTTAATACTAATGGATGGCCAGGTATTGCTTATACGTATGTCATTGATAAAGATGGCACGATTAATCAATGTTTAGATCATTCTATTATTAGTTACCACGTAGGAAATAGTAACAAGCATGCACTAGGTATTTGTATGGTTGGAGATTTTAGGACTCAGAAGCCAACAGATGCTCAATATAAATCAGTACTAGAGCTTGTTAGATGGTTACAATCACAATTGCCGAATGCAACAAGCGTATTAGGACATAGTCAATACCCTGGATATACATGGAAAGCTTGTCCTGTTATGAACATGGATAAATTTAGATTGGATGTAGTAATGGGAGATGATAAAGAAATGACTGAGTCAGAACGTAAAGAATTAGATTCATTAAAGCAGCTAGTGATAGCACAAACAAACACCATTCGATTATTAGAAAAGAAAATAGCTTGCTTAGATGCGCCGAAATGGTTTATTAGTGAGTTTGGTGCTGAGTTTATTAAAAATAAAATAAGTAATCCGCAAATGACGCTAGAGGGTTGGCGTGCTGTTGCAATTGCACTTCGAGCTAGTAAATAG
- a CDS encoding phage holin family protein, whose protein sequence is MNKETAFWGAVGAIAIPVFEFMYGAGEAVMIAVIALAFFIGMDWITGSRAAKKDKSYLSKYGIDGVFRTFFMLLLPAGGHLLDLLFNLPGILFGVLVAGLLYHVINSMVANAIRAGWGDWLPLAALETLLKWVGSEMDKKIQRAADRGGNITSIDSSDADANR, encoded by the coding sequence ATGAATAAAGAAACAGCGTTTTGGGGAGCTGTTGGTGCGATAGCCATTCCAGTATTTGAATTTATGTATGGAGCAGGTGAGGCAGTGATGATTGCAGTGATTGCATTAGCATTTTTTATCGGCATGGATTGGATCACTGGTTCTAGAGCTGCTAAGAAAGACAAAAGTTATTTAAGTAAATACGGGATAGATGGAGTATTCCGTACTTTTTTTATGCTCTTACTACCTGCAGGAGGACATTTGCTAGATTTACTATTTAACTTGCCAGGCATCTTGTTCGGAGTTTTAGTAGCAGGACTGCTATATCATGTGATTAACTCCATGGTAGCTAATGCAATTCGAGCAGGCTGGGGAGATTGGCTTCCTCTTGCAGCTTTGGAAACATTGCTTAAATGGGTAGGCAGTGAAATGGACAAAAAGATCCAACGTGCAGCTGATCGCGGTGGCAACATAACTTCAATAGATTCAAGTGATGCCGATGCAAATCGTTGA